The Micromonospora sp. WMMD961 genome has a segment encoding these proteins:
- a CDS encoding metal ABC transporter ATP-binding protein produces MTAPVITVEHGVVGYDGRPVLRDVSFTVAAGEVVAVLGANGSGKSTLIRAVLGLVPLSAGSVTLFDRPLRRFRQWARIGYVPQRLGAGGGVPATVREVVASGRLARRGVLRPPGRADRAAVDAALLAVGLADRAGDPVATLSGGQQQRTLIARALAGRPELLVLDEPTAGVDAASQEAFAGALRDFVADGGTVLLVAHELGPLRPVISRAVVVHEGRVAHDGAVPDPAGHHAEPDHDHVHPHCYDEPAGLWSN; encoded by the coding sequence GTGACCGCACCTGTCATCACCGTCGAGCACGGGGTGGTCGGCTACGACGGCCGCCCCGTACTCCGGGACGTCTCGTTCACCGTGGCCGCCGGCGAGGTCGTCGCGGTGCTCGGCGCCAACGGCTCCGGCAAGTCCACCCTGATCCGCGCCGTGCTCGGGCTGGTGCCGCTCAGCGCCGGCTCGGTCACCCTCTTCGACCGGCCGTTGCGCCGCTTCCGGCAGTGGGCCCGCATCGGGTACGTCCCGCAGCGTCTGGGCGCCGGTGGCGGCGTACCGGCCACCGTCCGCGAGGTGGTGGCCTCCGGCCGGCTGGCCCGCCGGGGGGTGCTCCGCCCACCAGGTCGAGCCGACCGCGCCGCCGTCGACGCCGCGCTGCTCGCGGTCGGGCTCGCCGACCGGGCCGGTGACCCGGTCGCCACGCTCTCCGGCGGCCAGCAGCAGCGCACCCTGATCGCCCGCGCCCTGGCCGGCAGACCGGAGCTGCTGGTCCTCGACGAGCCCACCGCCGGGGTGGACGCGGCCAGCCAGGAGGCGTTCGCCGGGGCGCTACGCGACTTCGTCGCCGACGGCGGGACGGTGCTGCTGGTCGCGCACGAGTTGGGTCCGCTGCGGCCGGTGATCAGTCGGGCCGTCGTCGTTCACGAGGGTCGCGTCGCGCACGACGGCGCGGTGCCGGACCCGGCCGGACACCACGCGGAGCCCGACCACGACCACGTGCATCCGCACTGTTACGACGAGCCCGCCGGGTTGTGGAGCAACTGA
- a CDS encoding metal ABC transporter permease, with the protein MELFQYPYMQRALIGALVIGLAAPALGIYLVQRRLALIGDGVGHVALTGVGAGLLLNRSPVLVAVIAATIGAVAIEIVRARGRTSGDLALALLFYGGIAGGVLLVGLSDATSANLNAYLFGSLTTISPADLVTIAVLGAAILVTMIALRPALFAVSHDEEYARVSGLPVRTLNLLIAVATAVTVTIAMRAVGVLLISALMVVPVATAQQVTRGFRSTMAAAMALGLFAAGSGVWVAATADTAPGASVVLVAIASFLVVAVAGGVWRVLRRRATPTAAPAPEPHEVVLS; encoded by the coding sequence ATGGAACTCTTCCAGTACCCCTACATGCAGCGCGCCCTGATCGGCGCTCTGGTGATCGGCCTGGCGGCGCCGGCGCTCGGCATCTACCTGGTGCAGCGCCGGCTGGCGTTGATCGGCGACGGTGTCGGGCACGTGGCGTTGACCGGCGTCGGGGCGGGCCTGCTGCTCAACCGCTCACCGGTGCTGGTCGCGGTGATCGCCGCCACCATCGGCGCGGTCGCCATCGAGATCGTCCGCGCCCGCGGGCGTACCTCCGGTGACCTGGCCCTGGCCCTGCTCTTCTACGGGGGCATCGCCGGTGGCGTACTCCTGGTGGGTCTCTCCGACGCGACCAGCGCGAACCTCAACGCCTACCTGTTCGGGTCGCTGACCACCATCTCGCCTGCCGACCTGGTCACCATCGCGGTGCTCGGCGCGGCGATCCTGGTCACCATGATCGCGCTGCGGCCGGCGCTCTTCGCGGTCAGCCACGACGAGGAGTACGCCCGGGTCTCCGGCCTCCCGGTCCGCACGCTGAACCTGCTGATCGCGGTCGCCACCGCGGTCACCGTGACCATCGCGATGCGGGCCGTCGGCGTGCTGTTGATCAGCGCGCTGATGGTGGTGCCGGTGGCCACCGCCCAGCAGGTCACCCGGGGGTTCCGCAGCACGATGGCCGCCGCCATGGCGCTCGGGCTCTTCGCCGCCGGCTCGGGGGTCTGGGTGGCGGCTACGGCGGACACCGCTCCGGGTGCCTCGGTGGTGTTGGTGGCGATCGCGTCCTTCCTGGTGGTGGCGGTGGCCGGCGGTGTGTGGCGGGTGCTGCGCCGCCGGGCGACACCGACCGCCGCACCAGCACCGGAACCGCACGAGGTCGTGCTGAGTTGA
- a CDS encoding metalloregulator ArsR/SmtB family transcription factor, which translates to MTSVTGYDGFDGASELLRALSAPIRLAIVSELAGGERCVHELVEKLGAAQPLVSQHLRVLRGAGVVRGSRRGREIAYSLVDEHVAHIVADAVSHAGEGS; encoded by the coding sequence ATGACCAGCGTGACGGGTTACGACGGGTTCGACGGGGCCAGCGAGCTGCTCCGCGCCCTGTCCGCGCCGATCCGGCTGGCCATCGTCAGCGAATTGGCCGGCGGCGAGCGGTGCGTGCACGAGTTGGTGGAGAAGCTCGGTGCCGCGCAGCCGTTGGTCTCCCAGCACCTGCGGGTGCTGCGCGGCGCGGGAGTGGTGCGCGGCTCCCGCCGGGGCCGGGAGATCGCCTACAGCCTCGTCGACGAGCATGTCGCGCACATCGTGGCGGACGCGGTCAGCCATGCCGGGGAGGGATCATGA
- a CDS encoding Fur family transcriptional regulator — protein sequence MSESNAAVRNTRQRSAVSALLGEMEGFHSAQDMHAMLRQRGERVGLTTVYRTLQGLADAGEIDVMRPPGGEHLYRRCSDGHHHHLVCRACGRTVEVAGPAVESWADRVAAQHGYADVSHTLEIFGTCPACAR from the coding sequence ATGAGCGAGAGCAACGCGGCAGTGCGCAACACGCGGCAGCGCTCGGCGGTGAGCGCGCTGCTGGGTGAGATGGAGGGCTTCCACAGCGCCCAGGACATGCATGCCATGCTGCGCCAGCGCGGTGAGCGGGTCGGCCTGACCACCGTCTACCGCACCCTGCAGGGGCTCGCCGACGCCGGCGAGATCGACGTGATGCGTCCTCCGGGTGGCGAACACCTCTACCGCCGGTGCAGCGATGGGCACCACCACCACCTCGTCTGTCGGGCCTGCGGGCGCACCGTCGAGGTGGCCGGCCCGGCGGTGGAGAGCTGGGCCGACCGGGTCGCCGCGCAGCACGGCTACGCCGACGTCAGCCACACCCTGGAGATCTTCGGCACCTGCCCGGCCTGCGCCCGCTGA
- a CDS encoding acyl-CoA dehydrogenase family protein, whose amino-acid sequence MTTTQNGRPAPDGPDSEATAGAAAALPAEAGQVSEKEARQVAEAARESTWDRPSFGKELFLGRFRLDLIDPWPRSDPADVARAEEFLGRFRTFLASEVDGAAVERDGSIPDSVFHGLADLGAFGMKIDQKYGGLGLSNLHYCRALMLAGSVSPAIGALLSAHQSIGVPQPLKMFGTAEQKQRFLPRLAAGEVSAFLLTEPDVGSDPARLATTAEPTEDGTGYRLNGVKLWATNGIVATLLVVMARVPATEGRRGGITAFVVEGDSEGITVERRNEFIGLRGLENSLTRFHDVFVPAENVIGGEGKGLKIALTTLNTGRLSLPAMCVGAGKWALNVARGWAADRVQWGRPVGEHEAVAQKLSFIAATTYGMETMLDLCCLLADDDRNDIRIEAALVKLYASEMAWKIADELIQIRGGRGYETADSLAARGERPAAVEQMLRDLRINRIFEGSTEIMHLLIAREAVDAHLSVAGDIIDPDAGLGRKARAGARAGAFYAKWLPTLAVGRGQSPSAYAEFGPLAAHLRQVERSSRKLARSTFYAMSRWQGKMERKQAFLGRVVDIGAELFAMSAVCVRASAERDTRPENVELADLFCRQARVRVDALFAALWDNTDSVDTAAAKRILAGRYAGLEEGVITPSDELPWVARWTPGPSTADDVRRRIPPKP is encoded by the coding sequence GTGACCACGACGCAGAACGGCCGACCGGCACCGGACGGCCCCGACTCCGAAGCCACCGCCGGTGCCGCCGCCGCACTGCCCGCGGAAGCCGGGCAGGTCTCCGAGAAGGAGGCCCGGCAGGTCGCCGAGGCCGCCCGCGAGTCCACCTGGGACCGACCCAGCTTCGGCAAGGAGCTGTTCCTCGGCCGGTTCCGGCTCGATCTGATCGACCCCTGGCCCCGGTCCGACCCGGCGGACGTCGCGCGCGCCGAGGAGTTCCTCGGGCGGTTCCGCACCTTCCTGGCCTCCGAGGTGGACGGCGCGGCCGTCGAACGAGACGGCTCCATTCCAGATTCGGTGTTCCACGGCCTGGCCGACCTCGGGGCGTTCGGCATGAAGATCGACCAGAAGTACGGCGGGCTCGGCCTGAGCAACCTGCACTACTGCCGGGCGCTGATGCTTGCCGGCTCGGTCAGCCCGGCGATCGGCGCGCTGCTCTCGGCACACCAGTCGATCGGTGTGCCGCAGCCGCTGAAGATGTTCGGCACCGCCGAGCAGAAGCAACGCTTCCTGCCCCGCCTCGCGGCCGGTGAGGTGTCCGCGTTCCTGCTCACCGAGCCGGATGTCGGCTCCGACCCGGCCCGGCTGGCCACCACCGCCGAGCCGACCGAGGACGGCACCGGCTACCGGCTCAACGGGGTGAAGCTCTGGGCTACCAACGGCATCGTGGCCACGCTGCTGGTGGTGATGGCCCGGGTGCCGGCCACCGAGGGGCGTCGGGGCGGGATCACCGCGTTCGTGGTGGAGGGTGACAGCGAGGGCATCACCGTCGAGCGGCGCAACGAGTTCATCGGCCTGCGCGGCCTGGAGAACAGCCTCACCCGGTTCCACGACGTGTTCGTCCCCGCCGAGAACGTGATCGGAGGCGAGGGCAAGGGGCTGAAGATCGCCCTGACCACGCTGAACACCGGCCGGCTCTCACTGCCGGCGATGTGCGTGGGCGCCGGCAAGTGGGCGCTGAACGTGGCCCGGGGCTGGGCCGCCGACCGGGTCCAGTGGGGTCGGCCGGTGGGCGAGCACGAGGCGGTCGCGCAGAAGCTCTCGTTCATCGCCGCCACCACCTACGGCATGGAGACCATGCTCGACCTCTGCTGCCTGCTCGCCGACGACGACCGTAACGACATCCGGATCGAGGCGGCGCTGGTCAAGCTGTACGCCAGCGAGATGGCCTGGAAGATCGCCGACGAGCTGATCCAGATCCGGGGCGGGCGCGGCTACGAGACAGCCGACTCGCTGGCCGCCCGGGGCGAACGCCCGGCCGCCGTCGAACAGATGCTGCGCGACCTGCGGATCAACCGGATCTTCGAGGGCTCCACCGAGATCATGCACCTGCTGATCGCCCGGGAGGCGGTCGACGCCCACCTGTCGGTGGCCGGCGACATCATCGACCCGGACGCGGGATTGGGCCGCAAGGCCAGAGCCGGCGCCCGCGCCGGGGCCTTCTACGCGAAGTGGCTGCCCACGCTCGCCGTGGGCCGGGGACAGAGCCCCTCGGCGTACGCCGAGTTCGGGCCGCTCGCCGCGCACCTGCGGCAGGTGGAGCGGTCGTCCCGCAAGCTGGCGAGGTCGACGTTCTACGCGATGTCACGCTGGCAGGGAAAGATGGAGCGCAAGCAGGCGTTCCTCGGGCGTGTGGTGGACATCGGCGCCGAGCTGTTCGCGATGTCCGCGGTCTGTGTCCGGGCCTCCGCCGAACGGGACACCCGACCGGAGAACGTCGAGCTGGCCGACCTGTTCTGCCGGCAGGCACGGGTGCGGGTCGATGCCCTGTTCGCCGCGCTCTGGGACAACACCGACTCGGTCGACACCGCCGCCGCGAAGCGGATCCTCGCCGGCCGTTACGCCGGCCTGGAGGAGGGTGTGATCACCCCGTCCGACGAGCTGCCCTGGGTGGCCCGCTGGACGCCCGGCCCGTCCACCGCCGACGACGTCCGCCGCCGCATCCCACCGAAGCCGTAA
- a CDS encoding DUF6328 family protein: protein MSKETEKQRWQRNFADLLQELRVAQTGVQILFAFLLTLPFSSGFSETTEFQRDVYIVALLAAAAATALIISPVAFHRALFRQGRKPELVRFAHRMATGGLAFMLIAMVSAVLLITDFVLDRPIAFVLSALAGIWFLTFWVALPFARRNWGEDDIDDDDDDPDTTIGR, encoded by the coding sequence GTGTCGAAGGAGACCGAGAAGCAGCGCTGGCAGCGCAACTTCGCCGACCTGCTGCAGGAGTTGCGGGTCGCCCAGACCGGCGTGCAGATCCTCTTCGCCTTCCTGCTCACTCTGCCGTTCAGTAGCGGGTTCAGCGAGACCACCGAGTTCCAGCGTGACGTCTACATCGTGGCGTTGCTCGCGGCGGCGGCCGCCACCGCACTGATCATCTCGCCGGTGGCGTTCCACCGGGCGCTGTTCCGGCAGGGACGTAAGCCGGAGTTGGTGCGGTTCGCGCACCGGATGGCCACCGGCGGCCTGGCCTTCATGCTGATCGCGATGGTCAGCGCGGTGCTGCTGATCACCGACTTCGTGCTGGACCGGCCGATCGCCTTCGTGCTCAGCGCCCTGGCCGGAATCTGGTTCCTCACGTTCTGGGTGGCCCTGCCGTTCGCCCGGCGCAACTGGGGCGAGGACGACATCGACGACGATGACGACGACCCGGACACGACCATCGGCCGCTGA
- a CDS encoding SIS domain-containing protein: protein MTVSAEDYLAVVTETIGRVAASQREAVGRAADLVAEAVRADGVVHAFGTGHSEALAMEIAGRAGGLVPTNRIALRDLVLLGGEPADRLGPMLERDPGVAHRLYELAPVRPTDVFVLASNSGVNGAMVEFATLVKERGHGLVAITSVQHSGRMTSRHPSGRKLGDLADVVLDNGAPYGDATLPLPGGGAVGAVSSITAALLAQQVTVEVVARLLATGDRPPVYLSANIPDGDAHNTELEARYAGRIRRGS, encoded by the coding sequence ATGACGGTGAGTGCCGAGGACTACCTGGCCGTGGTGACCGAGACGATCGGGCGGGTGGCCGCCAGTCAGCGGGAGGCGGTGGGCCGGGCCGCGGACCTGGTCGCCGAGGCCGTACGCGCCGACGGGGTGGTGCACGCGTTCGGCACGGGGCACTCGGAGGCCCTGGCCATGGAGATCGCCGGACGGGCGGGTGGCCTGGTGCCGACCAACCGGATCGCGCTGCGCGACCTGGTGCTGCTCGGTGGCGAACCGGCCGACCGGCTCGGTCCGATGCTGGAACGGGACCCGGGTGTGGCGCACCGCCTCTACGAGTTGGCCCCGGTGCGGCCCACCGACGTCTTCGTGCTCGCCTCGAACTCCGGGGTCAACGGCGCGATGGTGGAGTTCGCCACACTGGTCAAGGAACGCGGCCACGGGCTGGTGGCGATCACCTCGGTGCAGCACTCCGGCCGGATGACCTCCCGCCATCCGTCCGGCCGTAAGCTGGGCGACCTCGCCGACGTGGTGCTCGACAACGGTGCGCCGTACGGTGACGCGACACTCCCGCTGCCGGGCGGTGGCGCGGTCGGTGCGGTTTCCTCGATCACCGCCGCCCTGCTGGCCCAGCAGGTCACCGTGGAGGTGGTGGCGCGGTTGCTGGCGACGGGGGATCGACCGCCGGTCTACCTGTCGGCGAACATCCCGGATGGCGACGCGCACAACACGGAGCTGGAAGCTCGGTACGCGGGTCGGATCCGGCGCGGGTCCTGA
- a CDS encoding alpha/beta fold hydrolase encodes MRIDARGFTFEVTVGGPPDGVPVLLLHGFPQHSGEWDDVVPALHAAGLRTYALDQRGYSPGARPTAVADYRIPELVADVVAVLDALDLDAVHLVGHDWGAVVAWAVAARHAERVRTLTAVSVPHPAAMAYALANDSQQKARSSYIALFRKPDKAEKVLLAWHATALRKLLGGVGDRSRVDRYADPMREPGALTAALNWYRAMSRADLAAVGPVAVPTTYVWSDRDVAIGRTAAEACAANVTGDFRFVQLAGVSHWIPDAAPGALAEAILARAGGTA; translated from the coding sequence ATGCGGATCGACGCGCGAGGCTTCACGTTCGAGGTAACCGTCGGTGGTCCGCCGGACGGCGTACCCGTTCTGCTGCTGCACGGTTTTCCGCAGCACAGCGGTGAGTGGGACGACGTCGTGCCGGCGCTGCACGCGGCCGGGCTGCGCACGTACGCGCTGGACCAGCGCGGTTACTCGCCGGGGGCGCGGCCCACGGCGGTGGCCGACTACCGGATTCCCGAGCTGGTCGCCGACGTGGTGGCCGTGCTCGACGCCCTCGACCTGGACGCCGTCCACCTGGTCGGGCACGACTGGGGCGCGGTCGTGGCCTGGGCGGTCGCCGCCCGGCACGCCGAGCGGGTCCGCACCCTGACCGCGGTCTCCGTGCCGCATCCGGCGGCCATGGCGTACGCGCTGGCCAACGACAGTCAGCAGAAGGCCCGGTCGTCGTACATCGCGTTGTTCCGTAAGCCGGACAAGGCGGAGAAGGTGCTGCTGGCCTGGCACGCCACCGCGCTGCGGAAACTGCTCGGCGGGGTCGGCGACCGGTCCCGGGTGGACCGCTACGCCGACCCGATGCGTGAGCCGGGGGCGCTCACCGCCGCGCTGAACTGGTACCGGGCGATGTCCCGCGCCGACCTGGCCGCCGTCGGCCCGGTGGCGGTGCCCACCACGTACGTGTGGAGTGACCGGGACGTCGCGATCGGCCGGACCGCCGCCGAGGCGTGCGCGGCGAACGTCACCGGGGACTTCCGCTTCGTGCAGTTGGCCGGCGTCAGTCACTGGATTCCGGACGCGGCACCGGGTGCGCTCGCCGAGGCGATCCTGGCCCGAGCCGGCGGAACGGCCTGA
- a CDS encoding ECF transporter S component, which produces MDNTTNRWRTIDIVVASVIAVAFGVIFWAWGLVWSATEGAFAFFPPAQALLYGVWLMPAVLGGLVIRKPGAALYCETVAAVLSALLGSQWAGTVIPQGIVQGVGAELAFAAFRYRSFRLPTALLAGALTGLSAALFDFFVWNVETELTGYRIPYALITIVSATVVAGAGGWLLTKALANTGVLDRFPAGRDRALI; this is translated from the coding sequence ATGGACAACACCACCAACCGTTGGCGGACCATCGACATCGTGGTCGCCTCGGTGATCGCTGTCGCCTTCGGCGTCATCTTCTGGGCGTGGGGCCTGGTGTGGAGCGCCACCGAGGGCGCGTTCGCCTTCTTCCCGCCGGCGCAGGCGCTGCTCTACGGCGTCTGGCTGATGCCGGCCGTGCTCGGCGGTCTGGTCATCCGCAAGCCCGGCGCCGCGCTCTACTGCGAGACGGTCGCCGCCGTGCTCTCCGCGCTGCTGGGCAGCCAGTGGGCCGGCACGGTGATCCCGCAGGGCATCGTGCAGGGCGTCGGCGCGGAGCTGGCGTTCGCCGCCTTCCGGTACCGGTCGTTCCGGCTGCCGACCGCGCTGCTGGCCGGCGCGCTGACCGGTCTCAGCGCCGCGCTGTTCGACTTCTTCGTCTGGAACGTCGAGACCGAGCTGACCGGCTACCGAATCCCGTACGCGTTGATCACCATCGTCAGCGCCACCGTGGTCGCCGGTGCCGGCGGCTGGCTGCTGACCAAGGCCCTGGCCAACACCGGTGTCCTGGACCGCTTCCCGGCGGGCCGGGACCGCGCCCTGATCTGA
- a CDS encoding ABC transporter ATP-binding protein: MGGVLLRGFGWRHAGRRAWALRGVDLRVEAGERVLLLGPSGAGKSTLLSALAGLLPEDSGEQEGTVEIDGLDPRKGRERVGIVFQDPETQLVMARCGDDVAFGLENRGVPDDEIWPRVDEALHRVGFPYPRGRHTAALSGGEQQRLALAGALALRPALLLLDEPTANLDPAGASLVRQAVTRALDADTTLILVEHRVAEALPLVDRVVVLEPGGGVRADGTPEAVFAAHGAALAAEGVWVPGHPIAPRPAAAGPGELLLTADRLGLPPRLASTDLGVRAGEALAVRGPNGAGKSTLALLLGGLLRPGTGRVTASAELAGADHRTPPHRWRATALARRIGSVFQDPEHQFVTSTVFDELALGPRRTGQPEASVKETVAGLLERLRLARLAAANPYTLSGGEARRLSVATALATAPRLLICDEPTFGQDRRTWRELVDLFADLRDAGHGVVAVTHDADFVAALADRTVTLHPAPDGDR, from the coding sequence GTGGGCGGGGTACTGCTGCGGGGGTTCGGGTGGCGGCACGCCGGACGGCGAGCCTGGGCTCTGCGCGGGGTTGACCTGCGGGTGGAGGCCGGGGAGCGGGTTCTGCTGCTCGGGCCGTCGGGAGCCGGTAAGAGCACCCTGCTCAGCGCACTCGCCGGGCTGCTGCCGGAGGACTCCGGCGAGCAGGAGGGCACCGTCGAGATCGACGGGCTCGACCCGCGCAAGGGTCGGGAGCGGGTCGGCATCGTCTTCCAGGACCCGGAAACCCAACTGGTGATGGCCCGCTGCGGCGACGACGTCGCGTTCGGGCTGGAGAACCGGGGAGTGCCGGACGACGAGATCTGGCCCCGGGTGGACGAGGCGCTGCACCGGGTCGGCTTCCCATACCCCCGCGGCCGCCACACCGCCGCGCTCTCCGGCGGGGAGCAGCAACGCCTCGCCCTGGCCGGCGCGCTGGCCCTGCGCCCGGCGCTGTTGCTGCTCGACGAGCCGACCGCCAACCTCGACCCGGCCGGCGCGAGTCTGGTCCGGCAGGCCGTGACCCGCGCGCTGGACGCCGACACCACGCTGATCCTGGTCGAGCACCGGGTCGCCGAGGCGCTGCCGCTGGTCGACCGGGTGGTCGTCCTGGAGCCGGGTGGCGGCGTCCGCGCGGACGGCACGCCGGAGGCGGTCTTCGCCGCGCACGGCGCCGCCCTGGCCGCCGAAGGCGTGTGGGTGCCGGGTCACCCCATCGCGCCCCGCCCGGCCGCCGCCGGCCCCGGGGAGCTGTTGCTCACCGCCGACCGGCTCGGCCTGCCGCCCCGGCTGGCCTCCACCGACCTGGGGGTACGCGCCGGCGAGGCACTCGCCGTCCGCGGCCCCAACGGTGCCGGCAAGTCCACGCTGGCGCTGCTGCTCGGCGGGCTGCTCCGACCGGGCACCGGGCGGGTCACGGCGTCCGCCGAGTTGGCCGGCGCGGACCACCGCACTCCCCCGCACCGCTGGCGTGCTACCGCCCTGGCCCGGCGGATCGGGTCGGTCTTCCAGGACCCGGAGCACCAGTTCGTCACCAGCACGGTCTTCGACGAGCTGGCGCTCGGCCCGCGCCGGACCGGTCAACCCGAGGCATCCGTCAAGGAGACCGTGGCCGGGCTGCTGGAACGGCTGCGGCTGGCCCGACTCGCCGCCGCCAACCCGTACACCCTCTCGGGTGGTGAGGCGCGGCGGCTGAGTGTGGCGACGGCCCTGGCCACCGCGCCACGCCTGCTGATCTGCGACGAACCCACCTTCGGCCAGGACCGGCGGACCTGGCGGGAGCTGGTCGACCTCTTCGCCGACCTGCGCGACGCCGGGCACGGCGTGGTAGCGGTCACCCACGACGCGGACTTCGTCGCCGCGCTCGCCGACCGCACCGTCACCCTGCACCCGGCCCCGGACGGCGACCGATGA
- a CDS encoding energy-coupling factor transporter transmembrane component T, with translation MISIEPIAAPDAPLARRNPVAKVAAALVFSFTLLATLDPVAPAIAIAVELAVLPFFGIRYRVLARRAWPLLLSAAGILVTLVLFAADRSGRVLLDAGPVLVSTGVLLTALGLVLRVFAVALPGVIVFATTDPTDLADALIQNAKAPARFAIGALAAFRLVPLLGQEWQMISMARRARGVDAGRNPVVKLRLFASTAFALLVGAIRRGTRLAVAMDARGFDAGTPRTVARRQHFVLADGLLIVAAVALAGAALTASVLLGTFRPLIG, from the coding sequence ATGATCAGCATCGAGCCGATCGCCGCGCCCGACGCGCCGTTGGCCCGCCGCAACCCGGTGGCGAAGGTCGCCGCCGCACTGGTCTTCTCGTTCACCCTGCTGGCGACCCTGGACCCGGTGGCCCCGGCGATCGCCATCGCCGTCGAGTTGGCCGTGCTGCCGTTCTTCGGCATCCGCTACCGGGTGCTGGCCCGGCGGGCCTGGCCGTTGCTGCTCAGTGCCGCCGGCATCCTGGTCACCCTGGTGCTGTTCGCCGCCGACCGGTCCGGCCGGGTCCTGCTGGACGCGGGCCCGGTGCTGGTGAGCACCGGTGTGCTGCTCACCGCGCTCGGCCTGGTGCTGCGGGTGTTCGCGGTGGCGCTGCCCGGTGTGATCGTCTTCGCGACCACCGACCCCACCGACCTGGCCGACGCGCTGATCCAGAATGCGAAGGCGCCGGCCCGATTCGCCATCGGGGCGTTGGCCGCGTTCCGGCTGGTGCCGCTGCTCGGTCAGGAGTGGCAGATGATCAGCATGGCCCGGCGGGCGCGCGGCGTCGACGCCGGTCGCAACCCGGTGGTGAAGTTGCGCCTGTTCGCCTCCACCGCGTTCGCGCTGCTGGTGGGGGCGATCCGTCGAGGCACCCGGCTGGCGGTCGCAATGGACGCGCGCGGCTTCGACGCCGGCACACCACGGACCGTCGCCCGCCGGCAGCACTTCGTCCTCGCCGACGGGCTGCTCATCGTCGCGGCGGTCGCGTTGGCGGGTGCCGCCCTGACGGCGAGCGTGCTGCTCGGCACCTTCCGCCCGCTGATCGGCTGA